The sequence AACAAATCTGTTTCAATATTCACAAAATCTCCAGTTTTTTTCATTCCAACGGTAATATTTTCAATCGTATGTGGGATAAGCGAAACTGAGAAAATTCCATCATTATCATTTACATCAATTACTGTAAGGCTTGCTCCATCAATCGTTACACGTCCTTTTTCAACAATGTATTTCATATTATTTTTATAATTTTTATCCAGCTGGAATTCATACACTTTTGCAATTCCTTTGTCTGTAATTGATACGATTTTAGCCTCACAGTCAACATCTCCCATTACAAGATGTCCGCCTAAAAAAGTCATAAGTGTAAGTGACTTTTCAAGATTTACAATATCTCCAGCCTTGGCACGTTTTAAACCGCTTCTTTCAATAGTTTCAAACATTACATCGGCAGTAAAGTCGTTTCCATTTAGTTTTGTAACAGTCAGACACACGCCATTTACAGCGATACTATCCCCAATCTGTGCTTTTTCAGCGACTTTCTTCCCTCTTATTGTAATCTCGATACTTGCAGATTTTTTTGCAATATCAATAATTTTTCCAGTTTCTTCAACTAAACCAGTAAACATAATTTTCTCCTGATTTTTAATTTTTTTATTTTAAATTATAATAGTTCCAGTTTAAAATGATAACAGAAAATTAGTCTGTATTTATAGTCAATCTGTTAACTATAATTTTTTTGTAAAAATTCCATTCCAACATTTTCACCATAAACATTATATTTTACATTTTTTAAAACAATAGCTTCATTCATATTTTTCTTATCAAATCCAGCAATAAAAGATTTTCCTTCAATATCGCCTAAAATTTTATTAGCAATGAAAATTTCTCCAGCATCTACAATATCTTCTTCAAATGCCTGTGAAATAAGAGATTGACCACCTTCTAATAAAATTGAGTCAATCTCAAAGGTTCCAATTTTTTCAAGAATTTCTTTAAAGCTGAATTTTGTACCATTTAAAAATACAAATTTAACCTTGCTATTTTCAGAAAAATCTAACTGCTTTTCAGAATTTTTATTTTTTTCTGATGTAATAATTATTGTTTTCTCATCAATATTTTCTTTAATGATGTTATGAAATTTTTCAGTTTTTAAATGCGGATCAATAATTATTCTGTATGGATTTACACCGTTTTCAATTCTCGCAGTAAGACTTGGATTATCGGCTAGGACAGTATTTATCCCAACCATTATTCCCATAAATTTATTTCGATAAAATTGCACTTTTTCACGTGCCGCTTCGTTTGTAATCCATTTGGAATTGTCTGTTTTTGTAGCAATTTTTCCATCTAGAGTAATCGCACATTTTAAGAATAAATATGGTAATTTTGTCATAATATATTTGAAAAACACTTGGTTTATTTTGTCGCATTCTTCTTTCAAAATATTTTCAGTAACTTCAATTCCAGCATTTCTCAATATTTGTATACCTTTTCCAGCTACTTTTGGATTTGGGTCAGACGAGCCGATAACACATCTTTTTAGTCCCAATTTTACAATTTTTTCTGCACAAGGCGGTGTTTTTCCATAATGCGAGCAAGGTTCCAATGTAACATAAATTGTTGCATCTGACAAATCTTTAGAGTTTTTTGAAGCTTCATCCAAGGCGTAAACTTCGGCGTGAGGTCCTCCAAAATACTTGTGATAGCCAGTTCCAATAATTTTTCCGTTTTGAACGACAACAGCTCCAACCATTGGATTGGGATTTACTGATCCAGCACCTTTTTTTGCTAGTTCAATTGCTATTTTCATATATTTTTCATCAATATTTTCACTCATTTTATTTTTTCCTTTTTATGATGCTATCAATTAAATTTATAATTTTATTTTTATCAATATTTTCTGAAAATTTTACAAAAATATTTTTTATCCAATTTCTTTTATTAAATTAATCATTTCGATTGCAGAAAATGCAGCATCTGCCCCTTTATTTCCAGCTTTTGTTCCAGCTCTTTCAATAGCTTCTTCAATATTGTTTGTAGTTAAAACTCCAAAAATTACAGGTAATTCACTTTGCAATGAAATTTGGGCAACTCCTTTTGAAACTTCTGCACAAACATAGTCAAAATGTGGTGTAGAACCTTTTATAACAGCTCCAAGAGTAATTATTGCATCATATTTTTGTGTATTTGCTAATTTTTTTGCAATTAGCGGTATTTCAAAAGCTCCTGGAACCCAAGCAATATCAATATTTTTTTCAGAAACATCATTTCTTTTTAATACATCCAAAGCCCCTCCAATCAATTTTGAAGTAATGAATTCATTAAATCTTCCAGCTACAATAGCTATTTTTACATTTCTTCCATCAAATTTTCCTTCAAAAGTTCTCATTTTTAAATCATCCTCTCATTATTTAATTTTTATTTTCATTTAAAACTAAAAAAGCCAAGAATACTAAATTCAAGGCTTTTATATAAAGGTAGGTAATTTTAATTTGTAATTATTATAATTCTGAATTTTACATAAATAACTGAGTCATATACAACAAAATTATTTAATAAATTCATATTAAAAATTAATCATTTCACTTCTACCATCTAGACTGTAACTATCGGTACTGGAATTGCACCAGTTCATGTCGTTTTAATTTTATTTAAAATAAAAACAACTCGTGGACTTTACCACCGGTCGGGAATTTCGCCCTGCC is a genomic window of Leptotrichia hongkongensis containing:
- a CDS encoding riboflavin synthase, with amino-acid sequence MFTGLVEETGKIIDIAKKSASIEITIRGKKVAEKAQIGDSIAVNGVCLTVTKLNGNDFTADVMFETIERSGLKRAKAGDIVNLEKSLTLMTFLGGHLVMGDVDCEAKIVSITDKGIAKVYEFQLDKNYKNNMKYIVEKGRVTIDGASLTVIDVNDNDGIFSVSLIPHTIENITVGMKKTGDFVNIETDLFGKYVEKILKFDNFENIENKEKKSNLTMEFLQKNGF
- the ribD gene encoding bifunctional diaminohydroxyphosphoribosylaminopyrimidine deaminase/5-amino-6-(5-phosphoribosylamino)uracil reductase RibD translates to MSENIDEKYMKIAIELAKKGAGSVNPNPMVGAVVVQNGKIIGTGYHKYFGGPHAEVYALDEASKNSKDLSDATIYVTLEPCSHYGKTPPCAEKIVKLGLKRCVIGSSDPNPKVAGKGIQILRNAGIEVTENILKEECDKINQVFFKYIMTKLPYLFLKCAITLDGKIATKTDNSKWITNEAAREKVQFYRNKFMGIMVGINTVLADNPSLTARIENGVNPYRIIIDPHLKTEKFHNIIKENIDEKTIIITSEKNKNSEKQLDFSENSKVKFVFLNGTKFSFKEILEKIGTFEIDSILLEGGQSLISQAFEEDIVDAGEIFIANKILGDIEGKSFIAGFDKKNMNEAIVLKNVKYNVYGENVGMEFLQKNYS
- the ribH gene encoding 6,7-dimethyl-8-ribityllumazine synthase; translated protein: MRTFEGKFDGRNVKIAIVAGRFNEFITSKLIGGALDVLKRNDVSEKNIDIAWVPGAFEIPLIAKKLANTQKYDAIITLGAVIKGSTPHFDYVCAEVSKGVAQISLQSELPVIFGVLTTNNIEEAIERAGTKAGNKGADAAFSAIEMINLIKEIG